In the genome of Arachis stenosperma cultivar V10309 chromosome 2, arast.V10309.gnm1.PFL2, whole genome shotgun sequence, the window GTCATCCTTGAGAATGTCTGTCAGCAGTCTTGCGCGGCGGCGGCAGCTAGCGCGGCGGCAGTCGCAGGTTGCGGCGTATTGCGGCGGCGAGAATATGCCAGTGAGATGTGCAgcagaggaagaggaagagagaaatGCAGGAATTGAAATTGTATGAAAACCCTAGCGGACCTTTTCTTCTCTGAATGCTTCTAATGTAAGAATGAAAAGAAGCAGGGAGCGGCGGCGGCGGAGGCGTACGAAATTTGCAGCAGAGGAAGAGGATGAGAATGGCAGGATTGAAGTTGAATGAAACCCTAGCTACTTCTCTTCTCTCAATGCCTCTGAAatcaaaaagaaaggggagGGCAGAGTTAGGTTTTTCAATCCACACTCTATTTTGGAAGGAGATTTCTTCAATCTTGTTGATGCTCTCCAAAAACTCTAATTTCTCTCCGTTTTTGGTActcaaaaaaagagaaaaaggacaaagttaaaaaatcaataattgaaaggatcaaaataaaattagtaactttttcaaaaaaaaaatggagtatattttgtaattatttttatgaaggTTAATGATACTCCTACAAAAATATAGGATTAAGGAATTTATGGCCTTAATTTTATTCCAAATGAAAGggccaataaaataaaattgagaaGCCTAGTTTCATCATCACTCACcatcatttttctttatacattttgtgCTTCTCACAAAGTTGATCAGTTCAGCTAGAGtttcattcttcttttattgattttcttcaatttaaaaaacgaaaatttttttatacttaaaAAATTGGGTTTTAATATTTTACTTGATCTGGGTTGAAGAATTGTTGGGTTTTGgaggaaacaaaagaagaaaatccCAAGTTTTCTGAGAAAAATGATAAATGGGGTTTGATTGGATCGAGAAAAAGActtgaactttgaaaaattcAGACAATTTTTCtggttttattattatttttctcttttgttttctgGGAAGAAAATGTGGATCTCGCAAAAGCTTTTGATTTGGTCTAGgtaagagagaggagaaaagAAGGAGTCAACTTTTTTTTCTCACTGCCATTGAAGAAGAACTGAAGAAGAATTTCAAAGGTGAAATTACTTTTTGGGTAGGTTCAAAAAGTGCTGCTTTATTCATTGTTTAGTTTGGCAAAgtagaaaaaatggaaaagactTTAGGTGCATTTTCTAACTATACTATTGAGTTGACTCGGagagaaaaagggagaaagtgaaataagagaaaaaaaaattgaaagctAGATGCAAATAGATGCTTAGATACTATGCTGTCATGTGAAGTTAAATATTCAGCTTCTGTGTGTTTATGATTTCTCCCCCTAACTTTTATGAAATGCATTTAAATGTTTCATCTATGATGGATGTCCTTTTTATTTACCTTTTAGCTTTAAATGCTAAAATTGCTTAGTTGTTTGGTTGTGTAGTATTTAAAGATCATATGGATTTGGGATTATTGCTTTGTGATGATTTTGTTATTACTTTGTGTTTCTATGTATGTGACATCTTCAATTCTCTTCACCAACCCAACGAAACGAAAAATGtacaaaaaataatgaaaagtaCTATCATATTCCCTTCTTAAATGAAGCAGCTTTACATTTGTTgggtattttttttatgttgttctgATCATTGTCTTCTCTTATTGTTAATTGTGAAAATGGTTCTTGATGCTAGTGCTTGATGACTTTGTTTTAGTTGCTTGAGAGTGATCAAAGGCTATGCTCTTTTAAACCCTTTAAACCTTAAACaaggattttttttaatgtgaGTTACAGGCATTTCTTGCTCCAAAATTTGCAGCTgcatatgttttttttttttggatatatACAGAAATACAAATAATTGAAAGTGAAAGAGGTTGTCATAActtcaaatattattattttagtgaATCAAAATGGGGATTCAGTTCTCCAGCCTCATGCCGTGCTGCGTAAATTCACAAGTTAAGACATCTGTTATTGAAGTTCCGCATACTGGTAGGTAACAATAATACACTGTTAATAATATTATGGTGCATTATGTTCTGCTCAGTAATTTCAAGAAATTGTTGTTCATAGATGTTTAATGTAATGTTTTCTTTTCCAGGAAATGAAGATAGAAGTGAAGCCGATAATTGGCCTGCATTTCGCGAATATACATTTGAGCAACTTAAGAATGCGACATCCGGTTTTTCTGTTCAGAATATAGTATCTGAACATGGAGAGAAGGCTCCAAATGTTGTGTATAAAGGGGAGTTGGAGAATCAAATGAGGATTGCTGTTAAGAGGTTCAATAGGAATGCTTGGCCCGATTCTCGGCAGTTTTTGGTAAATGTTACCTTTCTTTCTTAGTGGATTCTAAAACCACACACTGTAACTTTCAATCCTCACATGGTATTGGTCTCAATTTTAGTTAATAAGgataatttcattttgtaacttCAGGAGGAAGCTAGATCTGTTGGCCAGCTTCGTCACCAAAGATTGGCGAATTTGCTTGGTTGTTGTTGTGAAGGCGAAAAGAGGTTGCGTGTGGCCGAATACATGCCCAACGAAACTCTCGCAAAACACCTTTTCCATTGTAATAGCTTGTTTCATGCATATGATTTGTTCTTCTCTTTTAATAATTGGAAAACCAATTGGTATGCCTTGAATTAATATAGTGCttactattttgtttttatctGCTTTGTCACAAGTCCATCCTGGTGCATTGTTGGTGCATAATATGGGATTAGTACTGTCCAATAACTGAATAACATTCATCTTGCTTGGAAGGACAGTTTTCTGATGATGATGGAACCGAGTTGGTGCGCTGGGCATCTCGATGTTTACAGTACGAACCAAGAGAGAGGCCTAATCCGAAGTCATTAGTGGCTGCTTTGGCCCCTCTTCAGAAAGAGACAGAGGTTGGTATAATACTGTCATTCATTTGATTTCTTCTgttatctttttatttcttttaggTTCCTTCACATGAATTGATGGGTATCCCGCATGGTTCTACTTTAGCTTCATTGTCTCCGCTCGATGAAGCTTGTTCAAGAAAGGACCTGACTGCCATTCATGAAGTTTTGGAAAAATTTGGCTATAAAGATGATGAGGGAATTGCAAATGAGGTTCTCTATCTAAATTTGCTATATGCCTCTAAAATTGTTTTGGAAAAAGTTTAGTGTGCTTATGGTTTATATTTTCTGTTTTCAagattttgtgaagaaaaaagagaaatcaGTGTTCTGTTTTCATCTCgtgtttctctttttcttcacaaaatcctgaaaataaaaaacactgaaaattaaaatgaaaatgcaAACCAAAAGCATCATGTGTTCTTTTTATATTGACTTATTCAGACAAACTATTAAGtaatatgtaattttttatttaacttttacCTTGTTTCTTTGTCATGTGCTAATTTGAGTTTTTCTCTGTTGTGATGCTACAGTTATCTTTCCAGATGTGGACTGATCAAATGCAGGACATGCTAAATTGTAAGAAAAAAGGCGATGCGGCTTTCCGGCAGAAAGATTTTAGACTTGCAATTGAGTTCTATACACAGGTAGATTTCTCATGGGGATGCTCATTCATCTAAATTTGTCTTACCTTTGTTTTTTAGTCCTTAATGAACTATGAATAATACAATTGCAAGTTATATCCTTGCTCATGTGAAGTTTATGTAAGGGTTAGTTGTACTTTTCCTTGCCCTTAGAACTTTATGTCAGGCACTTTAATACTTGAATTCTAAAAATGTGCAAATTGACACTCTAAATTTCTCCAAATATGCAAATTAACCATGTTAACAATTTTTGTTCATCAGTTGTTAACAAAGGTTTAAGGTGCCACAGTTGCATATTTCGGAAAGTTTAGAGGGTCAATTTTCATATAACACAATGTTTTCAGGGGTCCTTTTTGCACATTTTTAAAGTTTAGCAGTTAAAGTACATATAAGGTAAATTTCAATTAACCCTTTACATAATGATGAATagtttttgatttttaattaaaatattcattAACAAGATAGAGTAACATTCAAGAACATAGCCTTTCTGTTATTTGATCTATATATGCACACACACATAATGACATAAATATTGTTGTGTTATATATCACTAGAGTAAGACCTTATTTATCTAGTGCAAAAGTAGATTAAATTAGTTTGGTAAATGATATGTGAAAACTTGTATTCAAATGAGAAACAATAATAGCAACAAATCCATGATTGTTTTTCATATCCTCTCTACAATTTCGTCCCTCAAAAGTTAAAAATCACAATACCATACCTTGATCGCTATTTTAAACAAAATAGATTTCTCTGTTACTTTCAGTTCATTGATGCCGGAACAATGGTTTCTCCAACGGTACATGCGCGTCGCAGTTTGTGTTATCTCATGAGCGAAATGCCGCAGGAAGCGCTAGGCGATGCAATGCAAGCGCAAGTGATTTCCCCTTTGTGGCACATTGCATCTTATCTTCAGTATGTTCCATTGGGTGGACTTGGAATGGAGCATGAAGCACAAGTAGCACTCAAAGAGGGAACAACATTGGAAGCCAAAAGGAGTGGACAAAAATGAAGAGTGTGTTTTGTACATAACACAGTTTCATTGCAATGGTTATACTTATACACATATAATTATCATGTATTATTCAAGAAACAAATGATTGGATGATGAGTGTAATTGGTGATTGAACACCCCTACCCCTTTTTATTGGGTAGGCTTGGATGTTGGTTAAGTTCTTATccatgatttgatttgattaatgATGGAGCATTAATACAAACTCAGcatcattttatttctttaataacAGGAAGGAAAAAAAACTGTGAAATGTGGAAATGTTCATTCTTGTTACTATTGAGCACttgtaaaaaaatatgaagagtgAATACAAGAATGGATGCCCGAGTCAagagtcaaaaatttttttgttgctAGTTAGGTATCATTTTTCTAACTAAACACAACTTtttgcttctttctttttttcgcccttatatttctttttggaaaaaaaagaggaataaAACAAAGAAGAGTACGGAGAAAAAAAAATGCAGACAAGGACACATACAAAGAAGGGTGTTTATGATGAAAATTCATGTGCagttttttattaatttcacGTGAAGTTAGTACAGAACCTGTTCGACCAAATGCCCCAAAGGAGCCTCTGTCCATTGGCTCATCGCGTGTCAATG includes:
- the LOC130962726 gene encoding serine/threonine-protein kinase BSK3-like produces the protein MGIQFSSLMPCCVNSQVKTSVIEVPHTGNEDRSEADNWPAFREYTFEQLKNATSGFSVQNIVSEHGEKAPNVVYKGELENQMRIAVKRFNRNAWPDSRQFLEEARSVGQLRHQRLANLLGCCCEGEKRLRVAEYMPNETLAKHLFHCNSLFHAYDLFFSFNNWKTNCSSCLEGQFSDDDGTELVRWASRCLQYEPRERPNPKSLVAALAPLQKETEVPSHELMGIPHGSTLASLSPLDEACSRKDLTAIHEVLEKFGYKDDEGIANELSFQMWTDQMQDMLNCKKKGDAAFRQKDFRLAIEFYTQFIDAGTMVSPTVHARRSLCYLMSEMPQEALGDAMQAQVISPLWHIASYLQYVPLGGLGMEHEAQVALKEGTTLEAKRSGQK